The following proteins come from a genomic window of Alosa alosa isolate M-15738 ecotype Scorff River chromosome 2, AALO_Geno_1.1, whole genome shotgun sequence:
- the LOC125291015 gene encoding uncharacterized protein LOC125291015: protein MDIFMSHCVPEVILTDRGREFCNEINAAMFERYGVKHRMTSAYHPQTNGLDERTNQTLKRAIGKTLDGHQNRWEDNLKNIVFAHNSSVQSSSRFSPFRLMYGREPRLFSEITGETEETEYVDTADEDDVEAYVKERAERDAEAYVKERAERDVEAYVKGRAERDAEVFEKVHANLEKAQQRQKVAYRNRSKRGMKRFLIKPGMEVLKKDERKRGRPGMTMKPDWPTKYRVVEVEGNLVQLETMDGIP from the exons ATGGACATCTTTATGAGCCATTGTGTGCCAGAGGTCATTTTAACGGACAGAGGGCGGGAGTTCTGCAACGAG ATTAATGCAGCCATGTTCGAAAGGTACGGTGTCAAGCACCGTATGACTTCCGCCTACCACCCTCAGACGAATG GTTTGGATGAGAGGACCAACCAGACGCTGAAGAGAGCGATTGGGAAGACCCTTGATGGGCATCAGAACAGGTGggaggacaatttaaaaaatattgtttttgcacATAATTCCTCTGTCCAATCCTCATCTAGGTTCTCGCCGTTCCGGTTAATGTACGGACGGGAGCCACGTCTCTTCAGTGAG ATCActggagagacagaagagacagAGTATGTGGACACTGCTGATGAAGACGACGTTGAGGCCTATGTTAAAGAACGGGCAGAGAGGGACGCGGAGGCCTATGTTAAAGAACGGGCAGAGAGGGACGTTGAGGCCTATGTTAAAGGACGGGCAGAGAGGGACGCGGAGGTCTTTGAGAAG GTGCATGCTAACCTGGAGAAGGCCCAGCAGCGACAGAAGGTTGCATACAGGAACAGGAGCAAAAGGGGCATGAAGAGGTTCCTCATCAAACCAGGCATGGAGGTGCTCAAAAAAGATGAGCGGAAACGAGGGAGGCCAGGGATGACGATGAAGCCTGATTGGCCAACCAAGTACag GGTGGTCGAGGTGGAGGGCAATCTTGTCCAGCTGGAGACCATGGATGGGATCCCCTGA